In Xenorhabdus poinarii G6, the following are encoded in one genomic region:
- the priA gene encoding primosomal protein N', which yields MTVVQVALPVPLTRSFDYLLPPAFSLPAIGVRVCVPFGKRNAIGIVTAITDNSQLPSEQLKSITTILDVQPLFPNDLWQLLQWAASYYHYPLGEVLFHALPVLLRQGKPAEFSPLWQWHVTEAGRELPLEQLKRVTKQQKALATLRQQPIYRHQVSERELSESALQSLKKKSLITLHPVQPEAENWHTHFTTLGDRLKLNAEQATAVGAIRAEDQIFSPWLLAGITGSGKTEVYLSVLENILAQGKQALILVPEISLTPQTIRRFRERFNAPIDVLHSALNDSERLTVWLRAKRGENAIVIGTRSALFTPFAHLGVIIIDEEHDNSYKQQEGWRYHARDLAVFRAKQEGIPIIMGTATPALETLYNVKQGKYRQLTLTQRAGPAQPATQHLLDLKGLPLTVGLSRPLINRISEHLKADNQVILFLNRRGYSPALLCHECGWIAECPRCDHYYTLHQNYRHLRCHHCDSQRPIPRQCPQCGSTHLIPVGLGTEQLEDGMTKLFPNTPITRIDRDTTSRKGALEQQLAEVHQGGARILIGTQMLAKGHHFPDVTLVALLDVDGALFSADFRAAERFAQLYTQVSGRAGRAGKRGEVVLQTHHPEHPILQILLEKGYDAFAQQAMEERQQVHLPPFASHILLRSEDHDNQQAPAFLQQMRQLFELHPQHDDHLWIMGPVPALQAKRGGRYRWQLLIQHPSRIFLQKMMSRIYPQITALPLARKVKWNIDVDPTEN from the coding sequence ATGACAGTTGTCCAGGTTGCGTTGCCTGTCCCTCTAACCCGTTCATTCGATTATCTATTACCACCAGCATTCTCGCTGCCAGCTATCGGTGTCCGCGTCTGCGTCCCTTTTGGTAAACGAAATGCAATCGGTATTGTCACGGCTATCACTGATAACAGCCAGCTCCCTTCTGAGCAACTCAAGTCTATTACCACCATTCTTGATGTCCAGCCCCTGTTCCCCAATGATCTCTGGCAACTGCTTCAATGGGCAGCCAGCTATTATCACTATCCGTTGGGCGAAGTGCTGTTCCATGCCCTCCCGGTCTTGCTACGACAGGGAAAACCGGCAGAATTTTCACCACTCTGGCAGTGGCATGTCACCGAGGCAGGCCGTGAACTCCCGCTCGAACAACTCAAGCGCGTCACTAAACAGCAAAAAGCATTGGCCACTTTGCGTCAGCAACCTATTTATCGTCATCAGGTTTCTGAACGGGAGTTAAGCGAAAGCGCACTACAATCACTGAAAAAAAAATCACTCATTACCCTTCATCCCGTCCAGCCAGAAGCGGAAAACTGGCATACGCATTTTACAACCCTCGGTGATAGGTTAAAACTCAATGCAGAGCAAGCAACTGCGGTAGGTGCTATTCGTGCAGAAGATCAGATTTTTTCTCCGTGGCTACTGGCCGGTATCACCGGGTCGGGTAAAACGGAAGTGTACCTCAGTGTACTGGAGAACATTCTTGCACAAGGTAAGCAAGCGCTGATTTTAGTCCCCGAAATTAGCTTAACACCACAAACTATCCGCCGATTCCGCGAACGTTTTAACGCTCCCATTGATGTTCTGCATTCAGCCCTGAACGATAGCGAACGGTTGACGGTTTGGCTGAGGGCAAAAAGGGGGGAAAATGCCATCGTTATCGGTACGCGTTCCGCTTTGTTTACCCCCTTTGCTCATCTGGGCGTTATTATTATCGATGAAGAACACGATAATTCTTATAAACAACAAGAAGGCTGGCGTTATCATGCCCGTGATCTGGCGGTATTCCGGGCTAAGCAAGAGGGAATTCCCATTATTATGGGTACAGCAACCCCCGCACTGGAAACGCTATATAATGTCAAACAGGGGAAATATCGCCAACTTACCTTGACCCAACGAGCCGGCCCTGCCCAACCAGCCACTCAGCATTTATTGGATCTCAAAGGGCTGCCATTAACAGTTGGATTATCACGACCCCTGATCAATCGCATCAGTGAACACCTCAAGGCGGACAACCAAGTCATCCTGTTTCTGAACCGTCGTGGTTATTCCCCTGCCCTGCTTTGCCATGAATGTGGCTGGATAGCCGAATGCCCACGTTGCGATCACTATTACACTCTGCATCAAAACTATCGCCACCTACGCTGCCACCACTGCGACAGCCAGCGTCCGATCCCTCGACAGTGCCCGCAATGCGGCTCCACCCACTTAATTCCCGTTGGCCTGGGTACTGAGCAACTTGAAGATGGCATGACAAAACTGTTCCCCAATACGCCGATTACCCGCATTGACCGTGACACCACCAGCCGCAAGGGAGCGCTGGAACAACAACTGGCCGAAGTGCATCAAGGTGGCGCACGTATTTTAATTGGCACGCAAATGTTAGCAAAAGGCCATCATTTTCCCGATGTGACACTGGTCGCTTTACTGGATGTCGATGGTGCTCTGTTTTCTGCTGATTTCCGGGCGGCAGAACGTTTTGCCCAGCTATATACTCAGGTCTCCGGCCGGGCGGGACGAGCCGGAAAACGAGGCGAGGTCGTCCTTCAGACTCACCATCCTGAGCACCCGATTTTGCAAATCTTGCTGGAAAAAGGCTACGATGCGTTTGCACAACAGGCGATGGAAGAGCGTCAACAAGTTCATCTACCACCTTTTGCCAGCCATATATTGCTTCGTTCCGAAGATCACGACAATCAACAAGCTCCCGCCTTTTTACAACAAATGCGTCAACTGTTTGAGCTTCATCCACAGCACGATGATCATTTATGGATCATGGGACCCGTCCCCGCATTACAGGCTAAACGGGGAGGCCGTTATCGCTGGCAATTGTTGATTCAACATCCTTCCCGCATTTTCCTACAAAAAATGATGAGCAGGATCTATCCACAAATCACTGCGCTGCCACTGGCACGCAAAGTGAAATGGAACATTGATGTCGATCCGACGGAAAATTGA
- the hslV gene encoding ATP-dependent protease subunit HslV — translation MTTIVSVRRNGTVVIGGDGQATMGHTVMKGNVRKVRRLYNDKVIAGFAGGTADAFTLFELFERKLEMHQGHLTKAAVELAKDWRTDRMLRKLEALLAVADENASLIITGNGDVIQPENDLIAIGSGGSYAQAAARAMLETTELSAREIAERALTIAGDICIYTNHNHNFEELPSKS, via the coding sequence GTGACTACAATCGTAAGTGTTCGCCGTAATGGCACAGTCGTCATCGGTGGTGATGGACAGGCAACAATGGGCCATACCGTTATGAAAGGCAATGTCCGCAAAGTACGCCGCCTTTACAATGACAAAGTCATCGCAGGTTTTGCCGGCGGTACGGCTGATGCTTTCACACTGTTCGAGCTGTTTGAACGAAAACTTGAAATGCATCAGGGGCATCTGACCAAAGCAGCCGTGGAACTCGCCAAAGATTGGCGAACAGATCGCATGCTGCGCAAACTGGAAGCCCTGCTTGCAGTCGCAGATGAAAACGCGTCTCTGATTATTACGGGTAACGGTGATGTGATTCAGCCAGAAAATGACCTTATTGCGATTGGTTCCGGTGGATCATACGCACAGGCGGCGGCTCGCGCGATGTTAGAAACAACCGAACTCAGTGCCAGAGAAATTGCAGAACGCGCTCTGACTATCGCTGGCGATATCTGCATCTACACCAACCATAATCACAACTTCGAAGAACTGCCTTCGAAATCGTAA
- the rpmE gene encoding 50S ribosomal protein L31 codes for MKQGIHPKYEEITASCSCGNIIKINSTVSHNLNLDVCGACHPFYTGKQRDVATGGRVDRFNKRFSVPGTKK; via the coding sequence ATGAAACAAGGTATCCATCCTAAATACGAAGAAATTACGGCATCTTGCTCTTGCGGTAATATCATCAAAATCAACTCTACTGTAAGTCACAATCTGAACCTGGACGTTTGCGGTGCATGTCACCCATTCTACACTGGTAAACAGCGTGATGTTGCAACTGGTGGTCGTGTTGATCGCTTCAACAAACGTTTCAGCGTTCCAGGTACTAAGAAGTAA
- the hslU gene encoding HslU--HslV peptidase ATPase subunit, which translates to MSEMTPREIVSELNNHIIGQDKAKRAVAIALRNRWRRMQLDELLRHEVTPKNILMIGPTGVGKTEIARRLAKLANAPFIKVEATKFTEVGYVGKEVDSIIRDLTDAAIKMVRLQSIEKNRYRAEELAEERILDVLLPPAKNNWGQTEAQSEPSSTRQAFRKKLREGQLDDKEIEIEVAAAPVGVEIMAPPGMEEMTNQLQSMFQNLAGQRQNSRKMKIKDAFKLLVEEEAAKLVNPEELKQQAIDAVEQHGIVFIDEIDKICKRGQTSGPDVSREGVQRDLLPLVEGCTVSTKHGMVKTDHILFIASGAFQVSSPSDLIPELQGRLPIRVELQALTTEDFERILTEPNASLTEQYKALMATEGLNIEFTADGIRKIAEAAWQVNETTENIGARRLHTVLERMMEDLSFDASESQGKSVEINADYVKEHLDELVADEDLSRFIL; encoded by the coding sequence ATGTCTGAAATGACTCCTCGCGAAATTGTCAGCGAACTCAATAACCACATCATCGGTCAGGACAAAGCCAAACGCGCTGTTGCCATTGCCCTGCGTAACCGCTGGCGTCGTATGCAGTTAGATGAATTACTGCGTCATGAAGTCACGCCAAAAAATATTTTGATGATCGGGCCGACCGGCGTTGGTAAAACCGAGATTGCCCGTCGTCTGGCAAAATTAGCCAACGCACCTTTTATTAAAGTTGAAGCCACGAAATTCACCGAAGTGGGCTATGTTGGTAAAGAAGTTGACTCGATCATCCGTGATCTGACAGATGCCGCAATAAAAATGGTGCGTCTGCAATCCATTGAAAAAAATCGCTATCGGGCAGAAGAATTGGCCGAAGAACGTATTCTGGATGTCCTGCTTCCTCCGGCAAAAAATAACTGGGGACAAACAGAAGCGCAATCCGAACCCTCTTCGACCCGTCAGGCATTTCGCAAAAAATTGCGTGAAGGCCAGTTAGACGATAAAGAAATTGAAATCGAAGTCGCCGCTGCGCCTGTTGGTGTTGAAATCATGGCCCCTCCGGGCATGGAAGAGATGACGAATCAATTACAATCCATGTTCCAAAACCTGGCAGGCCAGCGTCAAAACAGTCGCAAGATGAAAATCAAAGACGCTTTCAAGCTACTGGTTGAAGAAGAAGCAGCAAAACTGGTGAATCCAGAAGAGCTGAAACAACAGGCGATTGATGCCGTTGAACAACATGGCATCGTTTTCATTGATGAGATCGATAAAATTTGTAAACGCGGTCAAACGTCTGGCCCGGATGTTTCCCGTGAAGGTGTTCAGCGTGATCTGCTGCCACTGGTCGAAGGCTGTACCGTTTCCACTAAACACGGCATGGTCAAAACGGATCACATTCTGTTTATTGCTTCCGGTGCCTTCCAGGTTTCCAGCCCTTCCGACCTGATCCCTGAGCTTCAGGGTCGCTTGCCAATCCGTGTTGAATTGCAGGCGCTGACCACAGAAGATTTTGAACGAATTCTGACCGAGCCTAATGCTTCGCTGACTGAACAGTACAAAGCGCTGATGGCGACGGAAGGTCTGAATATCGAATTCACTGCTGACGGTATCCGTAAAATTGCAGAAGCAGCATGGCAAGTGAATGAAACAACCGAAAATATTGGTGCTCGTCGTCTGCATACGGTACTTGAGCGCATGATGGAAGACCTCTCCTTTGACGCCAGCGAAAGCCAGGGAAAATCCGTCGAAATTAATGCCGATTATGTTAAAGAACACTTGGACGAATTGGTTGCAGACGAAGATTTGAGCCGGTTTATTCTGTAA
- the rraA gene encoding ribonuclease E activity regulator RraA, translating to MKYDTSELCDIYQEDINVVEPLFSNFGGRTSFGGRIITVKCFEDNGLLYDLLEENGHGRILLVDGGGSVRKALVDAELAQIAVNNEWEGIVVYGAVRQVDYLAELDIGIQAMAAIPAGSNSEGVGESDIRVNFGGVTFFSGDYLYADNTGIVLSDVPLEIDEALDDSDDEI from the coding sequence ATGAAATATGATACTTCCGAACTTTGTGATATCTATCAAGAAGATATAAACGTGGTAGAGCCACTTTTCTCCAACTTTGGTGGGCGTACTTCATTTGGTGGTCGTATCATCACAGTAAAATGTTTTGAAGATAATGGCCTTCTTTATGATTTACTTGAAGAAAATGGACATGGTCGCATTTTGCTCGTTGATGGTGGTGGATCGGTACGCAAGGCACTCGTTGATGCAGAGCTGGCTCAAATTGCGGTCAATAATGAGTGGGAAGGTATTGTCGTCTATGGCGCGGTGCGTCAGGTCGATTATCTCGCCGAACTTGATATTGGTATTCAGGCAATGGCAGCTATTCCTGCGGGTTCCAACAGTGAAGGCGTAGGGGAAAGTGATATCAGAGTCAATTTTGGGGGGGTGACGTTCTTCTCTGGTGATTATCTTTACGCAGACAACACCGGTATCGTCTTATCGGATGTCCCACTGGAGATTGACGAAGCACTTGACGATAGTGATGACGAAATCTGA
- the metJ gene encoding met regulon transcriptional regulator MetJ, whose translation MAEWNGEYVSPYAEHGKKSEQVKKITVSIPLKVLKILTDERTRRQVNNLRHATNSELLCEAFLHAFTGQPLPDDDDLRKERYDEIPEAAKIMMRELGIDPDTWEY comes from the coding sequence ATGGCTGAGTGGAATGGTGAGTATGTCAGCCCTTATGCTGAACATGGCAAAAAAAGTGAACAAGTCAAAAAGATTACGGTTTCAATACCGCTGAAGGTGTTGAAAATACTGACTGATGAACGTACCCGCCGTCAGGTGAATAATCTGCGTCATGCAACAAACAGCGAGTTACTGTGTGAAGCTTTTCTCCATGCGTTCACTGGACAGCCTCTGCCTGATGATGACGATCTGCGCAAAGAGCGCTATGACGAAATCCCGGAAGCAGCCAAAATCATGATGCGCGAACTCGGTATTGATCCTGACACATGGGAATATTGA
- the zapB gene encoding cell division protein ZapB has protein sequence MSFEVFEKLESKVQQAIDTITLLQMEIEELKEKNTVLSQDVQNVADSRDSLARENEQLKQEQSAWQERLRTLLGKMEDVQ, from the coding sequence ATGTCATTTGAAGTTTTTGAAAAACTAGAATCCAAAGTTCAGCAAGCGATCGATACCATCACTTTGTTGCAAATGGAGATTGAAGAATTAAAAGAAAAGAATACCGTCTTATCTCAGGATGTTCAGAATGTGGCAGATAGCCGTGATTCTCTGGCACGTGAAAATGAGCAGCTCAAGCAAGAACAATCAGCATGGCAAGAGCGTTTACGTACCCTGCTGGGTAAAATGGAAGATGTACAATAA
- a CDS encoding MIP/aquaporin family protein, with translation MSQSTAPTLSGQCIAEFLGTALLVFFGLGCVAAARIAGAQLGLWEISIIWGFGVALAVYLTAGISGAHLNPAVTIALCLFANFDRKKVLPYIIAQMFGGFAAALIVYMMYYNLFLDYEQVHNIVRGSQESLFTAGVFSTYPAAPISVFQAFIVEVIIAAVLLCLILSLTDDGNGIPRGPLAPLLIGILIAVIGGAFGPLTGFALNPARDFGPKLVAYLAGWGNIALTGGRDIPYFLVPLVAPIVGAVLGAFGYRQLITRHLPREV, from the coding sequence ATGAGCCAGAGCACAGCACCAACATTATCAGGTCAATGCATTGCCGAATTTTTAGGCACCGCGTTGCTCGTTTTTTTTGGCTTAGGCTGCGTTGCTGCTGCCCGAATTGCAGGAGCACAACTCGGCTTATGGGAAATCAGCATCATCTGGGGCTTTGGTGTCGCTCTGGCCGTTTACCTTACTGCCGGCATTTCAGGCGCACATCTTAACCCCGCCGTGACCATCGCTTTATGCCTATTTGCCAATTTTGACAGAAAAAAAGTGTTGCCTTATATCATTGCCCAAATGTTCGGTGGCTTTGCTGCGGCACTGATTGTCTACATGATGTATTACAACCTTTTCCTGGATTATGAGCAAGTTCACAACATCGTTCGCGGTTCACAGGAAAGTCTCTTTACTGCCGGCGTTTTTTCAACTTATCCGGCAGCACCGATTTCCGTATTCCAGGCGTTTATCGTTGAAGTTATCATCGCAGCCGTTCTGCTATGCTTGATTCTGTCCCTGACAGATGATGGCAACGGCATCCCAAGAGGGCCTTTGGCACCGCTATTAATCGGCATTCTCATCGCCGTTATCGGGGGAGCATTTGGCCCTTTGACCGGCTTTGCGTTGAATCCGGCTCGTGATTTTGGTCCCAAATTAGTGGCTTATTTGGCGGGTTGGGGGAATATTGCCCTCACCGGAGGTCGGGATATTCCTTATTTTCTTGTTCCGTTGGTCGCGCCTATCGTTGGCGCGGTCTTAGGTGCCTTTGGCTACCGCCAGCTGATTACTCGCCATTTACCGCGCGAGGTCTGA
- the cytR gene encoding DNA-binding transcriptional regulator CytR, with protein sequence MEKKNCALATMKDVAKVAGVSTATVSRALMNPDKVSTRTRQKVENAVLEVGYYPHHLTKNLRRNESRTILVIVPDISDPFFTEVIRGIEETAVDYGYLVLIGDCRYQQQEHAFINLLITKRIDGMVLLGSNIPFDISKEEQKNLPPMVMANEFAPGLELPTVHIDNLTAAFNATHHLQKLGHQRIACVTGPKTMPLCHYRLQGYIQALRRTGETIHEEYIVRGDFTYESGAALAETLLTLPQPPSAIFCHSDVMAMGVMWQAKKMGLKLPEDLSVVGFDNLNLAQYCEPALTTVRQPRYEIGHHAMLLLLEQLQGRFVSQDSRLLEAELIIRASTCPPKS encoded by the coding sequence ATGGAAAAAAAGAATTGCGCGTTGGCAACCATGAAAGATGTTGCCAAAGTGGCTGGCGTTTCTACCGCAACTGTATCAAGAGCACTCATGAATCCTGACAAGGTTTCTACCCGCACACGCCAGAAAGTTGAAAATGCCGTATTGGAAGTGGGTTATTATCCTCACCATCTCACCAAAAATTTACGCCGCAACGAATCCAGAACAATTCTGGTTATCGTGCCCGATATCAGTGATCCTTTCTTTACTGAAGTCATTCGGGGTATTGAAGAAACCGCCGTAGATTATGGTTATTTGGTACTGATTGGCGATTGCAGATATCAGCAGCAAGAACATGCTTTTATCAATCTTCTGATCACCAAACGCATTGATGGTATGGTGTTGCTTGGTTCCAACATTCCTTTTGATATTTCCAAAGAAGAGCAAAAAAATCTGCCACCGATGGTGATGGCCAACGAATTCGCCCCCGGACTGGAACTCCCCACTGTTCATATTGACAACCTGACCGCCGCCTTTAATGCAACCCATCATTTGCAAAAACTGGGGCATCAACGCATCGCCTGTGTTACCGGACCGAAAACCATGCCACTGTGTCACTATCGCTTACAGGGTTACATTCAGGCATTGCGGCGCACCGGGGAAACAATCCATGAAGAATACATTGTGCGCGGCGATTTCACCTATGAAAGTGGCGCGGCATTGGCAGAAACCTTGCTGACTCTGCCTCAACCACCAAGTGCTATTTTCTGTCATAGCGATGTCATGGCAATGGGCGTCATGTGGCAAGCTAAAAAAATGGGATTAAAATTACCCGAAGATCTCTCTGTTGTCGGTTTCGATAATTTAAACTTGGCTCAATACTGTGAACCCGCCCTGACCACAGTGAGACAGCCACGTTATGAAATTGGACATCACGCGATGCTATTATTGCTTGAGCAGCTTCAGGGACGTTTTGTTTCTCAGGACTCACGCTTATTGGAGGCAGAATTGATCATTCGTGCAAGTACTTGCCCGCCTAAAAGCTAG
- the glpK gene encoding glycerol kinase GlpK, with amino-acid sequence MTTENTTEKKYIVALDQGTTSSRAVIFDHDANIVCISQREFTQIYPKPGWVEHDPMEIWASQSSTLVEVLAKADIRSDQIASIGITNQRETTIVWEKETGKPVYNAIVWQCRRTADICTKLKQKEGLEEYIRQNTGLVVDPYFSGTKIKWILDNVEGVRQRAEHGELLFGTVDTWLVWKMTQGRVHVTDYTNASRTMLFNIHNLDWDQKILDELGIPRVMLPEVAASSTIYGQTNIGGKGGTRIPISGIAGDQQAALYGQLCVHPGMAKNTYGTGCFLLMNTGNDAVRSNHGLLTTIACGPRGEVNYALEGAVFVGGASIQWLRDELKLIADAADSEYFATKVKDSNGVYVVPAFTGLGAPYWDPYARGAIFGLTRGANSNHIIRATLESIAYQTRDVLDAMQADAGTRLQALRVDGGAVANNFLMQFQSDILGTRVERPEVRESTALGAAFLAGLAVGFWQDLDEVKSKALIEKEFRPGIETTERNHKYNGWKKAVARAQEWEDRA; translated from the coding sequence ATGACAACAGAAAATACAACTGAAAAAAAATATATTGTCGCTCTGGATCAGGGCACGACCAGTTCACGCGCCGTGATCTTTGATCACGATGCAAATATTGTCTGCATTTCACAACGTGAATTTACACAAATCTATCCCAAACCTGGATGGGTGGAACATGATCCCATGGAAATCTGGGCAAGCCAAAGTTCTACCCTAGTGGAAGTACTGGCAAAAGCCGATATCCGTTCTGATCAAATTGCCAGTATTGGTATTACCAACCAACGGGAAACGACCATTGTCTGGGAAAAAGAAACAGGTAAGCCGGTCTATAACGCCATTGTCTGGCAATGCCGCCGAACAGCAGACATCTGTACCAAACTGAAACAAAAAGAAGGGCTGGAAGAGTATATTCGCCAAAATACAGGGCTGGTCGTTGACCCTTACTTCTCCGGGACAAAAATCAAATGGATTTTGGACAACGTGGAAGGGGTTCGCCAACGTGCTGAGCATGGTGAGCTTTTATTCGGTACTGTTGATACCTGGTTAGTCTGGAAAATGACGCAGGGACGGGTGCACGTCACTGATTACACCAATGCTTCCCGTACCATGTTGTTCAATATCCATAACCTGGACTGGGATCAGAAAATCCTTGATGAGTTGGGCATACCACGCGTCATGCTGCCCGAAGTTGCCGCTTCCTCAACAATCTATGGCCAAACGAATATCGGAGGAAAAGGCGGCACCCGTATTCCGATTTCGGGTATCGCAGGTGACCAGCAAGCCGCACTGTATGGGCAATTGTGTGTTCATCCCGGCATGGCAAAAAATACTTACGGCACGGGCTGTTTCCTGTTGATGAACACCGGCAACGATGCCGTCCGCTCTAATCATGGCCTGTTGACTACCATTGCCTGTGGCCCACGTGGTGAAGTCAATTATGCGCTGGAAGGCGCGGTATTTGTGGGTGGCGCCTCCATTCAATGGCTACGTGATGAACTCAAACTGATTGCAGATGCTGCGGATTCAGAATATTTTGCAACCAAAGTCAAAGACAGCAATGGGGTTTATGTTGTGCCTGCATTTACCGGGCTTGGTGCGCCATATTGGGATCCTTACGCGCGTGGCGCTATTTTCGGATTAACCCGTGGCGCCAACAGCAACCATATTATCCGTGCCACACTGGAATCCATCGCTTACCAAACCCGCGATGTCCTGGACGCCATGCAAGCCGATGCGGGTACACGCTTGCAAGCATTGCGCGTCGACGGCGGTGCGGTTGCTAACAACTTCCTGATGCAGTTCCAGTCCGATATTCTCGGCACCCGTGTTGAGCGACCTGAAGTGCGTGAAAGCACGGCGTTAGGCGCCGCTTTCCTGGCGGGTTTGGCGGTCGGCTTCTGGCAAGATTTGGATGAAGTGAAAAGCAAGGCCTTGATCGAAAAAGAGTTCCGTCCAGGTATCGAAACGACTGAACGCAACCATAAATACAATGGCTGGAAAAAAGCGGTTGCCCGCGCCCAAGAGTGGGAAGATCGCGCTTAA
- the ftsN gene encoding cell division protein FtsN produces MAQRDYVSRGRNAPRRKSTGKKAKQAQGLSKTTLAIAVVLVVIFMGGLYFIVHHQKEENVQNTPQPHHKIKENSLPPKPEERWSYIKELENRPVNTPPIQEPDTTFNQQNRPHPLTPEQKQLLEQIQADMHQPPISLKEVPYNSEPVPRSHVLVNPPTSQYEYSQQQAEQRLSEEKSSASSSLNTSETSKPKSETTGSKWILQCGSFRAIAPAESVRASLAFAGIESQITTKDNWNRVVLGPYKNKASAEKMRERVANAGIPNCILRPLGG; encoded by the coding sequence GTGGCACAACGAGATTATGTAAGCCGTGGGCGTAACGCCCCCCGCCGGAAAAGTACTGGTAAGAAAGCAAAGCAGGCTCAAGGATTATCTAAAACGACATTAGCCATTGCCGTGGTTTTGGTAGTCATCTTTATGGGTGGGCTTTATTTCATCGTACATCATCAGAAAGAAGAAAATGTACAGAATACCCCACAGCCCCATCATAAGATCAAGGAAAATAGCCTGCCACCAAAACCAGAAGAGCGCTGGAGCTATATTAAGGAATTGGAAAATCGGCCTGTTAACACACCGCCAATTCAGGAACCCGATACCACATTCAACCAACAAAACCGGCCTCACCCATTAACACCGGAGCAGAAACAGTTACTGGAACAAATCCAAGCCGATATGCACCAGCCACCGATTTCACTGAAAGAAGTGCCTTACAATAGTGAGCCAGTTCCACGTTCACATGTCCTGGTCAATCCACCGACATCGCAATATGAATATTCCCAACAACAGGCAGAACAGCGCTTGTCAGAGGAAAAAAGTTCAGCGTCTTCTTCCCTGAACACCAGTGAAACGAGCAAACCAAAATCTGAAACAACCGGTTCAAAATGGATACTACAATGCGGTTCTTTCCGGGCAATCGCACCGGCGGAATCTGTCCGTGCCAGCCTTGCATTTGCAGGCATTGAGAGTCAGATTACGACGAAAGATAATTGGAACCGTGTTGTGCTTGGCCCCTATAAAAATAAGGCCAGTGCTGAAAAAATGCGTGAGCGCGTCGCAAATGCAGGTATCCCCAATTGTATTCTCCGCCCGCTAGGGGGTTGA
- a CDS encoding 1,4-dihydroxy-2-naphthoate polyprenyltransferase: MSSTTFSSQIQAWLESLRPKTLPLAVAAVVTGSALSSWAGQFKWPVTVLALFTAAILQILSNLANDYGDVTKGSDTAKRIGPMRGMQKGLITAKQMKTALKITVLFSCLSGISLIAVACNSPSDIIGFLILGLLAIVAAITYTVGVRPYGYIGLGDISVLIFFGWLSVLGTFYLQTHTVSISTVLPATACGLLSVAVLNINNLRDIDNDRQNGKNTLAVRLGGKKARYYHATLLLTAMLCLIAFTLLYLHGWSCWLFLLAFPLLLKHAVQVLRDPTPEGMRPKLLQMVKVALLTNILFSLGLMLN; the protein is encoded by the coding sequence ATGAGCTCAACCACGTTTAGCAGTCAGATACAAGCATGGCTGGAAAGCTTGCGCCCCAAAACACTCCCGCTGGCCGTTGCTGCCGTTGTCACAGGCTCAGCGCTTTCTTCATGGGCAGGACAGTTCAAATGGCCAGTGACAGTATTGGCGTTATTCACCGCCGCCATACTGCAAATTCTCTCCAATCTGGCCAACGATTATGGTGATGTCACCAAAGGCAGCGATACAGCAAAACGTATTGGCCCAATGCGCGGGATGCAAAAGGGGCTGATTACGGCAAAGCAGATGAAAACAGCATTGAAGATCACCGTGCTGTTTTCTTGTTTATCTGGCATTTCCCTCATCGCGGTAGCCTGCAATAGCCCAAGTGACATCATCGGTTTCTTGATCCTGGGATTATTGGCGATTGTCGCTGCTATCACTTATACGGTAGGGGTTCGTCCTTATGGCTATATCGGATTAGGTGATATTTCCGTTCTGATTTTCTTCGGCTGGTTAAGTGTGCTCGGGACTTTCTATCTGCAAACCCATACGGTTTCCATCAGCACCGTGTTGCCCGCAACGGCTTGTGGCTTACTTTCTGTCGCAGTCTTAAACATCAATAATCTACGCGATATCGACAATGACCGCCAAAACGGTAAAAATACCCTGGCCGTCCGGCTGGGCGGAAAAAAAGCCCGCTATTATCATGCCACCCTTCTGCTTACCGCTATGCTCTGCCTTATCGCTTTCACATTACTCTACCTGCATGGCTGGTCTTGTTGGTTGTTCCTGCTTGCGTTTCCTCTCCTGTTGAAACATGCCGTACAAGTCTTGCGTGATCCCACCCCTGAAGGTATGCGTCCCAAGTTACTACAAATGGTCAAGGTTGCATTATTGACCAATATCCTATTTTCCCTTGGATTAATGTTGAATTAA